A genomic window from Streptomyces broussonetiae includes:
- the fae gene encoding formaldehyde-activating enzyme, which yields MPSPDSFAATALIGESFVGDGVNAAHTNVVIGRKGGPVETAWVTALATPSAGHVPFLTVVRPSVPVKPATLFVTKAAAAGELHERATWGSAQAGLAQGVLDAVTEGLIPAEEAEELLVIAAVWVNPGVDDLDASFRNQRAAAHGAVRAAVTGAPSVADVLDAAEQGPANPFYTPTAEVLAR from the coding sequence ATGCCTTCCCCGGATTCTTTCGCCGCGACCGCGCTGATCGGCGAGTCGTTCGTCGGCGACGGCGTGAACGCCGCGCACACCAACGTCGTGATCGGCCGCAAGGGCGGCCCGGTCGAGACGGCCTGGGTGACCGCGCTGGCCACGCCGAGCGCCGGCCATGTGCCGTTCCTCACCGTCGTCCGGCCGTCGGTGCCGGTCAAGCCGGCGACCCTGTTCGTCACCAAGGCGGCCGCCGCCGGCGAGCTGCACGAGCGGGCCACCTGGGGCAGTGCCCAGGCAGGCCTGGCGCAAGGTGTGCTGGACGCGGTCACCGAAGGCCTGATCCCGGCCGAGGAGGCCGAGGAGCTGCTGGTCATCGCGGCCGTCTGGGTCAACCCCGGCGTCGACGACCTGGACGCCTCCTTCCGCAACCAGCGTGCGGCGGCCCACGGCGCCGTGCGGGCCGCGGTGACGGGCGCACCCTCGGTGGCCGACGTACTGGACGCGGCCGAGCAGGGCCCGGCCAACCCGTTCTACACGCCGACCGCGGAGGTGCTCGCCCGGTGA
- a CDS encoding IclR family transcriptional regulator, with protein MTDSSSAARGHGLRRDIDLLEALASDEAQRAGGLGVVRLAQLVGREKTQISRALKALAAEGIVERDPDTLEYRLGWRLFSLVARTSESRLVRVAEPVMHALSADLEETSHLCVLHDREVLTLLSVSGHSFRVHGWEGRGVPAWQLSAGRVLLADATPDELYVRFGTASRMPVPELWSLIQDARRRGYARVSEEFETDLVGVSAPVRDFRGRVVAALNISAPKSRLGDRLDEAGRTTARAAARVSTLLGWAPRSAPSIRNTPA; from the coding sequence GTGACGGACAGCTCCTCCGCCGCGCGCGGGCACGGCCTGCGCCGGGACATCGACCTGCTGGAGGCCCTCGCCTCCGACGAGGCGCAGCGCGCCGGAGGCCTCGGCGTGGTGCGCCTGGCGCAGCTCGTCGGCCGCGAGAAGACCCAGATCTCGCGTGCCCTCAAGGCCCTGGCCGCCGAGGGGATCGTCGAACGCGACCCGGACACCCTGGAGTACCGCCTGGGCTGGCGGCTGTTCTCGCTGGTCGCCCGCACCTCGGAGAGCCGCCTGGTGCGCGTCGCCGAACCGGTCATGCACGCCCTGTCGGCGGACCTGGAGGAGACCAGCCACCTGTGCGTCCTGCACGACCGCGAGGTGCTCACCCTGCTGTCGGTCTCCGGGCACTCCTTCCGGGTGCACGGCTGGGAGGGCCGGGGAGTGCCCGCCTGGCAGCTGTCCGCCGGCCGGGTGCTGCTGGCCGACGCCACCCCCGACGAGCTGTACGTCCGCTTCGGCACGGCGAGCCGGATGCCGGTGCCCGAGCTGTGGTCGCTGATCCAGGACGCCAGGCGGCGCGGATACGCCCGTGTCAGCGAGGAGTTCGAGACGGACCTGGTCGGAGTGTCCGCGCCGGTGCGGGACTTCCGCGGCCGGGTCGTCGCCGCGCTGAACATCTCCGCGCCCAAGTCCCGCCTCGGCGACCGGCTCGACGAGGCCGGGCGGACCACGGCGCGGGCCGCGGCCCGGGTGTCCACGCTGCTCGGCTGGGCGCCGCGCTCCGCGCCGTCGATCCGGAACACACCCGCATGA